A single Aggregatilinea lenta DNA region contains:
- a CDS encoding class I SAM-dependent methyltransferase: protein MTDQRPAPLPSDLYTEEYFLTACEGYDEFIASEGEQLSRRLKAAFELAAVSPGMKVLDVACGRGEIVRHCAHLGADAYGFDYAHAAIKLSRELIARDPEQSGAVMALAQADAKLYPYPTGAFDRVLMFDIVEHLHPWELHASLVEARRVLKDDGRLIIHTAPNIWYDRYAYPFVRLFRRAAGQGKAYPADPRQFLVEHNKDVHVNEQSMLSMKRALRHAGLEGHIWLDSPPQHRQENPVLAGLRYAFFHWPPFRWFFEREIFAVATKSAEPVQSVR, encoded by the coding sequence TTGACCGATCAACGGCCCGCACCACTGCCATCCGATTTGTATACCGAGGAATACTTCCTCACCGCCTGCGAAGGGTACGATGAGTTCATCGCCAGCGAAGGCGAACAGCTTTCGCGGCGGCTCAAGGCGGCATTCGAATTGGCGGCGGTCAGCCCGGGCATGAAAGTCCTCGACGTGGCCTGCGGGCGCGGCGAGATCGTGCGGCACTGCGCGCACCTGGGCGCGGATGCGTATGGCTTCGACTACGCCCACGCCGCGATCAAGCTCTCGCGCGAGCTGATCGCGCGCGACCCGGAGCAGTCCGGCGCGGTGATGGCGCTCGCCCAGGCAGACGCGAAGCTGTACCCGTACCCAACCGGGGCGTTCGACCGCGTGCTGATGTTCGACATCGTGGAGCACCTGCATCCCTGGGAGCTGCACGCGTCGCTGGTCGAGGCGCGCCGCGTGCTCAAGGACGACGGGCGGCTGATCATCCACACCGCGCCGAATATCTGGTACGACCGCTACGCCTACCCGTTCGTGCGCTTGTTCCGCCGTGCGGCGGGCCAGGGCAAAGCCTATCCCGCCGATCCCCGGCAGTTTTTGGTCGAGCACAACAAGGATGTGCACGTCAACGAGCAGTCGATGCTCAGCATGAAGCGTGCGCTGCGCCACGCCGGACTTGAGGGGCACATCTGGCTCGATTCGCCGCCGCAGCACCGCCAGGAGAACCCCGTGCTGGCCGGACTGCGCTATGCCTTCTTCCACTGGCCGCCGTTCCGGTGGTTTTTCGAGCGCGAGATCTTCGCCGTGGCGACCAAGTCGGCTGAGCCTGTTCAGTCAGTGAGATAA
- the murJ gene encoding murein biosynthesis integral membrane protein MurJ — protein sequence MLEENVDAAMTDAAAAAPLHDSVPLDAPSSGMVRATTVIALGNITSRVLGLVRETIISALFGAGAAVDALNLALVVPRGLYDLLIGGHVNSALVPVLSEYAQRKDRDELWRLVNILLGLVVISLSVLVLALELLAPVVIRVVASDKTAPEVIDEATRLLRVTAPALMALSLFAVLSGVLYALRRFTWPAFASTVFNGTIVVTTLALAGRLDITAAAVGWLVGAVVQMLLQAPGLRDARLRISVRGALSHPGVRRIGVLYVPVMATLALDVLVNRPFSYNLATRTGEGSLAYMNWATTLIQFPQGLVAIAISSAILPTLSRQAAVIGTGARQQFRNTLGQGLRLAIVLIIPAAVGLFVLAGPVVGLIFQHGKFLAGDTTTTALALRLYLLGLPFAAVDLLLVYAFYAQQDTLTPALIGLVSLGAYMVVAIVLLPWYSFFALMIADSVKHLIHSAISARLLWHKLDGYGRQHLLRTVVRASFAAAIMGGAALAISLGLEQFLPGSVIGFALTVGVAGGAGLVIYSLLASRLGLEEWSFVRGLLRRFGL from the coding sequence GTGCTGGAAGAAAACGTCGATGCGGCCATGACCGATGCCGCCGCTGCTGCGCCGCTCCACGATTCCGTCCCTCTGGATGCCCCCTCTTCCGGAATGGTCCGCGCGACGACCGTCATTGCCCTGGGCAACATCACCAGCCGCGTGCTCGGCCTCGTCCGCGAGACGATCATCTCGGCATTGTTCGGCGCGGGCGCGGCAGTGGACGCGCTCAATCTGGCGCTGGTCGTGCCACGCGGCCTGTACGACCTGCTGATCGGCGGGCACGTCAACTCGGCGCTGGTCCCCGTGCTCAGCGAATACGCGCAGCGCAAGGATCGCGACGAGCTGTGGCGACTGGTCAATATTTTGTTGGGGCTGGTCGTGATCAGCCTCAGCGTGCTGGTGCTGGCGCTGGAGCTGCTGGCTCCGGTCGTGATCCGCGTGGTCGCCAGCGACAAGACTGCGCCGGAGGTGATCGACGAGGCGACGCGGCTGCTGCGCGTCACGGCTCCCGCGCTGATGGCGCTCAGCCTGTTCGCAGTGCTGTCGGGCGTGCTCTACGCGCTGCGGCGCTTTACGTGGCCCGCTTTCGCCTCGACGGTGTTCAACGGGACCATCGTCGTGACGACGCTCGCCCTGGCGGGGCGGCTCGATATCACGGCGGCGGCGGTCGGCTGGCTGGTCGGCGCGGTGGTGCAGATGCTGCTCCAGGCTCCCGGCCTGCGCGACGCTCGCCTGCGGATCTCCGTGCGCGGCGCGTTGAGCCATCCCGGCGTGCGGCGGATTGGGGTGCTGTACGTGCCGGTCATGGCGACGCTGGCGCTGGACGTGCTGGTCAACCGCCCGTTCAGTTACAATCTCGCCACGCGCACCGGCGAAGGCAGCCTCGCCTACATGAACTGGGCCACGACGCTGATCCAGTTCCCGCAGGGGCTGGTGGCGATTGCCATCTCGTCGGCCATCCTACCCACCCTGTCGCGGCAGGCGGCTGTGATTGGCACGGGAGCCAGGCAGCAGTTTCGTAACACGCTCGGTCAGGGGTTGCGGTTGGCGATTGTGCTGATCATCCCGGCGGCGGTCGGGCTGTTCGTGCTGGCCGGGCCGGTCGTCGGGCTGATCTTCCAGCATGGCAAGTTCCTGGCGGGGGACACGACGACCACGGCGCTGGCGCTGCGCCTCTATTTGCTGGGCCTGCCGTTTGCGGCGGTCGATCTGCTGCTGGTGTACGCCTTTTACGCGCAGCAGGATACGCTGACGCCTGCGCTGATCGGACTGGTGAGCCTGGGCGCGTACATGGTCGTGGCGATCGTGCTGCTGCCGTGGTACAGCTTCTTCGCGCTGATGATCGCGGACTCGGTCAAACACCTGATTCATTCTGCAATCTCGGCACGGCTGCTATGGCACAAGCTGGACGGGTATGGCCGCCAGCACCTGCTGCGCACCGTCGTGCGGGCGAGCTTCGCCGCCGCGATCATGGGCGGCGCGGCGCTGGCGATTTCGCTGGGGCTGGAACAGTTCCTGCCCGGCTCAGTGATCGGCTTCGCGCTGACGGTCGGCGTGGCGGGCGGGGCCGGGCTGGTGATCTACAGCCTGCTGGCCTCGCGTCTGGGCCTGGAAGAGTGGAGCTTCGTGCGCGGCCTGCTGCGGCGCTTCGGGCTGTAG
- a CDS encoding HAMP domain-containing protein: protein MRHRLEQQWSALRLGTRFALILLVTMLVGTTLSGAVLVLLLSGDDPVAVQGTGGAAALAGLLLVVNVGVVLLASALLRWLVVRPVEQIAAVARRIAVGELLVPPGDADALIALAERGDELGDLARGFQDMRREVQRREVRLAQEVEQLRIEINAAQREQQVSEITETDYFQQLQSKVRALRRSVTR, encoded by the coding sequence ATGCGGCATCGCCTGGAACAACAGTGGAGCGCCCTCCGGCTGGGTACGCGGTTCGCGCTGATCCTACTGGTCACGATGCTGGTGGGCACCACGCTCAGTGGGGCAGTACTGGTACTGCTGTTGAGTGGTGACGATCCCGTGGCGGTACAGGGCACAGGGGGCGCGGCGGCGCTCGCCGGACTGCTGCTGGTGGTGAATGTGGGAGTGGTGTTGCTGGCGAGCGCCCTGCTGCGCTGGTTGGTCGTCCGGCCAGTGGAGCAGATCGCAGCGGTAGCGCGGCGGATCGCGGTGGGCGAGCTGTTGGTTCCGCCGGGTGACGCGGACGCGCTGATCGCGCTGGCCGAGCGCGGCGACGAGCTGGGCGATCTGGCGCGCGGCTTTCAGGACATGCGCCGCGAAGTGCAGCGCCGCGAGGTCCGGCTGGCGCAAGAGGTCGAGCAGCTGCGCATCGAGATCAATGCCGCCCAGCGCGAGCAGCAGGTGTCCGAGATCACCGAGACGGACTACTTCCAGCAGCTTCAGAGCAAGGTGCGCGCGCTGCGGCGCAGCGTCACGCGGTAA
- a CDS encoding class I SAM-dependent DNA methyltransferase, with amino-acid sequence MNSLTPQQFTDKWSRTELKERASAQEHFTDVCRLVDHATPAELDPKGEFFTYEYGMKTSEGRQGYADVWYKDHFAIEYKGKNKYDSLDGALQQLQRYRENLHNPPLLVVCDIEHWEVHTNWTNTEKQVYRFTNAEVLTPRVQRILHALFFDPAYLHPDRTAAEVTKDAAEVFRDIAQNMRQWEAAPQRIAHFLTKLVFCLFAEDVGLLPTGVSGKRIFTEIIEATHDNPKDFVFYTRQLFQAMAEGGKVMLRDIPYFDGRLFEDVAVEEISYEALAALEKACHLDWSAVEPAIFGTLFERSLDPGKRAQLGAHYTSRDDILLIVEPVLMQPLRREWDAIRAEAASVRERYDAALATGTRASVTTLGSQLLALRERMLTRLRAITVLDPACGSGNFLYVSLQLLKDLEKVVIIDPLFAGLQTPFPAVHPRQLYGIEINEIAHDLASIVVWIGYIQWQQNNGYLSFKEPILEPLDNIRQMDAILAFDADGTPVEPDWPSADVIVSNPPFLGGNKIRQELGSRVDYLFKLYDGRVPAFSDLVCYWFEKARAAIEQGTAKRAGMLATNSIRGGVNRTVLDRIKQTGDIFMAWADREWILDGAAVRVSMIGFDHGNEKDRTLDGAAATYIFPNLTASVDITKAKILVNNQGISFMGPSPKGPFDIDEKLASEMLSAPLNANGRPNSDVVRPVASAIDIVQRSRKKWTIDFGTDMSETEAMAYKLPFEYVKTYVRPKRLQSKQTDREKALWWLYTRPRPEMRAAVTDLTRYIATPTLAKHRVFIWGEPNTLFNQQTIVIARSDDYFFGVLHSKLHEVWSLRMGTWLGKGNDPRYTPTTTFETFPFPWPPGQEPTDHPAYRAISAAAAQLHAERDAWLNPPGVPESRLKKRTLTNLYNALQVFRGEGSGRVETAAGDFAPRLDVLHRTLDEAVCDAYGWPYSVLDDEEEILRRLLALNLERAGER; translated from the coding sequence ATGAACAGCCTCACGCCACAACAGTTTACCGACAAATGGTCGCGGACGGAACTGAAAGAGCGCGCCAGCGCCCAGGAGCACTTCACCGACGTCTGCCGTCTGGTGGACCACGCCACGCCCGCCGAGCTGGACCCCAAAGGCGAGTTCTTCACCTATGAGTACGGCATGAAAACCAGCGAAGGCCGCCAGGGTTACGCGGACGTGTGGTACAAGGACCACTTCGCCATTGAGTATAAGGGCAAAAACAAGTATGACTCACTCGACGGCGCATTGCAGCAGCTCCAGCGTTACCGCGAAAATCTGCACAACCCGCCCCTGCTGGTCGTCTGCGACATCGAGCACTGGGAAGTGCACACCAACTGGACCAACACCGAAAAGCAGGTCTACCGCTTCACCAACGCGGAGGTCCTCACACCGCGCGTGCAGCGGATCTTACACGCGCTGTTCTTCGACCCGGCCTACCTCCACCCCGACCGCACCGCTGCCGAGGTCACCAAAGACGCGGCGGAGGTCTTCCGCGACATCGCGCAGAACATGCGCCAGTGGGAAGCCGCGCCGCAGCGCATCGCGCACTTTTTGACCAAGCTCGTGTTCTGCCTGTTCGCGGAGGACGTGGGGCTGCTGCCCACCGGGGTGAGCGGCAAGCGCATCTTCACCGAGATCATCGAGGCCACGCACGACAACCCGAAGGATTTTGTGTTCTACACGCGCCAGTTGTTCCAGGCGATGGCCGAGGGCGGCAAGGTCATGCTGCGCGACATCCCCTACTTCGACGGGCGGCTGTTCGAGGACGTAGCGGTCGAGGAGATCAGCTACGAGGCGCTGGCCGCGCTGGAAAAGGCGTGTCACCTGGACTGGTCGGCGGTCGAACCGGCGATCTTCGGCACGCTGTTCGAGCGCAGCCTGGACCCCGGCAAGCGCGCGCAGTTGGGCGCGCACTACACCAGCCGCGACGACATCCTGCTGATCGTCGAGCCGGTGCTGATGCAGCCGCTGCGCCGCGAGTGGGACGCGATCCGCGCTGAGGCCGCGTCTGTGCGCGAGCGGTACGACGCGGCGCTGGCGACCGGGACACGCGCGAGCGTGACGACCCTCGGCAGCCAGCTTTTGGCACTGCGCGAGCGGATGCTGACCCGCCTGCGCGCGATCACCGTGCTGGACCCGGCGTGCGGGTCGGGCAACTTCCTTTACGTGTCCTTGCAGTTGCTCAAGGACCTGGAAAAAGTGGTGATCATCGATCCGCTGTTTGCCGGGCTGCAAACGCCGTTCCCGGCGGTGCACCCGCGCCAGTTGTACGGCATCGAGATCAACGAGATCGCGCACGATCTGGCGAGCATCGTGGTGTGGATCGGCTACATCCAGTGGCAGCAGAACAACGGCTACCTGAGCTTCAAGGAGCCGATCCTGGAGCCGCTGGACAACATCCGGCAGATGGACGCGATCCTGGCCTTCGACGCGGACGGCACGCCGGTCGAGCCGGACTGGCCGAGCGCGGACGTGATCGTGAGCAACCCGCCGTTTTTGGGTGGCAACAAGATCCGCCAGGAACTCGGTAGCCGGGTCGATTACTTATTTAAGCTCTATGATGGCCGCGTACCTGCATTCTCGGATCTCGTCTGTTACTGGTTTGAAAAAGCGCGCGCCGCCATCGAACAAGGTACAGCAAAACGTGCAGGAATGCTTGCCACAAACTCTATCCGCGGCGGCGTGAATCGAACTGTCCTGGATCGAATCAAGCAAACTGGCGACATCTTTATGGCCTGGGCAGATCGAGAGTGGATTCTTGACGGAGCTGCGGTTCGGGTATCGATGATAGGATTTGATCATGGAAACGAAAAGGATAGAACGCTAGATGGGGCAGCAGCAACTTATATATTTCCGAATCTAACCGCATCCGTGGACATTACGAAGGCAAAAATCCTTGTTAACAACCAAGGAATAAGCTTTATGGGACCATCTCCAAAAGGGCCTTTTGATATTGACGAAAAACTTGCCTCTGAAATGCTCAGTGCGCCACTAAATGCCAACGGTAGGCCAAATTCGGATGTTGTCCGCCCCGTGGCTAGCGCCATAGATATTGTTCAACGATCTCGGAAAAAATGGACGATCGATTTTGGTACAGATATGAGTGAAACTGAAGCAATGGCATATAAGTTGCCATTTGAATACGTCAAAACTTACGTTCGTCCCAAAAGACTTCAGAGCAAACAAACAGATCGAGAAAAAGCACTTTGGTGGTTATACACACGTCCACGGCCTGAAATGCGAGCCGCAGTGACTGATTTAACTCGCTACATAGCAACCCCAACTTTAGCAAAACACCGGGTTTTTATATGGGGTGAGCCGAACACGCTGTTCAACCAGCAAACAATCGTGATCGCCCGCTCGGACGACTACTTCTTCGGGGTGTTGCACTCGAAGCTGCACGAGGTGTGGTCGCTGCGCATGGGCACGTGGCTCGGCAAGGGGAACGATCCGCGCTACACGCCCACCACGACGTTCGAGACGTTCCCGTTCCCGTGGCCGCCGGGCCAGGAGCCAACCGATCACCCTGCGTACCGGGCCATCAGCGCGGCGGCGGCGCAGCTCCACGCGGAGCGGGACGCGTGGCTCAACCCGCCCGGCGTGCCGGAAAGCAGGCTCAAAAAACGCACGCTGACCAACCTGTACAACGCGCTTCAGGTGTTCCGGGGGGAGGGGTCGGGCCGGGTCGAGACGGCGGCGGGGGACTTCGCGCCCCGGCTGGACGTGCTGCACCGCACGCTCGACGAGGCCGTGTGCGACGCGTACGGCTGGCCGTATTCGGTTCTGGACGACGAAGAGGAGATTTTACGGCGGCTGCTGGCGCTCAA